In a genomic window of Primulina huaijiensis isolate GDHJ02 chromosome 10, ASM1229523v2, whole genome shotgun sequence:
- the LOC140985683 gene encoding casparian strip membrane protein 1-like, with the protein MFKKEKESAPAQETGEALKNDAAPKAANGRGKTIIDLIMRIFAMIGTLSSAIAVGRTGQTLPHFSGFLQFSDAYTNLPTFTFFVVANAITSAYLVLSLVLSIFHILKTGAKVTRAVLIILDLVILALLISGASAATAIVYLAHNGNPQVNWFAICQEYNAFCERVSGALVGSFLAILVLMLLISLSAVSLSKI; encoded by the exons ATGTTTAAGAAAGAGAAGGAAAGTGCACCAGCGCAAGAAACCGGTGAGGCGCTCAAGAATGATGCTGCTCCAAAAGCTGCAAACGGTAGAGGAAAGACGATAATtgatttgatcatgagaatatTTGCTATGATTGGTACCTTGAGCAGCGCTATTGCTGTGGGACGAACTGGTCAAACTCTTCCACATTTCTCTGGGTTCCTTCAGTTCTCGGATGCGTACACCAATCTTCCGACATTTAC GTTTTTCGTGGTTGCAAATGCAATAACAAGTGCGTACCTGGTTCTTTCGCTTGTGCTATCCATATTCCACATTCTGAAGACTGGTGCAAAAGTAACCAGAGCAGTGTTAATCATACTTGACTTG GTGATACTAGCTCTTTTGATTTCTGGGGCATCTGCAGCAACAGCCATCGTGTATTTGGCTCACAATGGCAATCCTCAGGTCAACTGGTTTGCTATCTGCCAAGAGTACAACGCCTTCTGTGAGCGAGTGTCTGGCGCTTTAGTCGGATCCTTCTTAGCAATTCTCGTGCTTATGCTGTTGATATCATTGTCAGCTGTTTCCCTCTCTAAAATTTGA